Proteins from a genomic interval of Heteronotia binoei isolate CCM8104 ecotype False Entrance Well chromosome 7, APGP_CSIRO_Hbin_v1, whole genome shotgun sequence:
- the PTGR3 gene encoding prostaglandin reductase 3, with product MSWSAPSSAWLRSWGAPLYWLRRPLQLASSASPAPAAWGGARPRPIVDMSYSRHFLDFQGSAIPTCMKKLVVTKLSANFREAVTLRHDVPVPLPGDGDLLVRNRFVGINASDINYSAGRYDTTVKPPFDIGFEGIGEVVALGLSASARYTVGQAVAYVKAGAFAEYTIVPFKEAIPVPSVKPEFLTLLVSGTTAYISLKELGELCEGKTVLVTAAAGGTGQFAVQLSKKAKCHVIGTCSSDEKSGFLKSIGCDHPINYKTENVTEVLKKDYPQGVDVVYESVGGKMFDLAINSLAIKGRLIVIGFISGYQTRTGLQPGYVEMLPAKLLKKSASIQGFFLNHYFSEYPMAMKHLLKMCENRELVCEVDLGEMSPEGKFTGLESVFCAIDYMYMGKNIGKIVVELPHSVNSKL from the exons ATGAGTTGGAGCGCCCCGAGCAGCGCGTGGCTGAGATCTTGGGGAGCTCCGCTGTACTGGCTGCGGCGGCCGCTCCAGCTGGCGTCTTCGGCGAGTCCAGCCCCGGCTGCCTGGGGCGGTGCTCGGCCCCGACCCATCGTGGACATGTCCTACTCCCGTCACTTTCTGGATTTCCAGGGCTCGGCCATTCCCACCTGCATGAAGAAGCTGGTGGTGACGAAACTGAGCGCCAACTTCCGAGAAGCTGTTACCTTGCGCCATGATGTGCCTGTGCCACTCCCGGGAGACGGCGACTTGCTTGTCAGAAACAG ATTTGTTGGCATTAATGCATCTGATATCAACTACTCAGCTGGTCGGTATGACACAACAGTTAAGCCCCCATTTGATATAGGTTTTGAAGGAATTGGAGAAGTAGTGGCTTTGGGATTGAGTGCAAGTGCTAGATACACGGTGGGCCAGGCAGTGGCCTATGTCAAAGCTGGGGCTTTTGCTGAATACACTATTGTGCCTTTTAAAGAAGCTATTCCAGTGCCTTCTGTGAAGCCTGAGTTTCTGACACTACTGGTAAGTGGAACTACTGCATATATCAGTCTGAAGGAGCTCGGAGAATTGTGTGAAGGGAAGACTGTTCTGGTGACAGCAGCAGCTGGAGGGACTGGCCAGTTTGCTGTGCAACTTTCAAAGAAGGCCAAATGCCATGTCATAGGAACATGCTCCAGTGATGAGAAATCTGGTTTTCTAAAATCCATTGGCTGTGATCATCCCATCAACTATAAAACCGAAAATGTCACTGAGGTCCTGAAGAAGGACTACCCACAAGGTGTGGATGTAGTATATGAATCTGTTGGTGGAAAGATGTTTGATTTGGCTATCAACTCCTTGGCTATCAAAGGGCGTCTGATAGTTATTGGGTTTATCTCTGGCTACCAAACACGGACTGGCCTTCAGCCAGGATATGTTGAGATGCTGCCAGCAAAACTACTAAAAAAATCTGCCAgcatccagggcttcttcttAAACCATTACTTTTCTGAATACCCAATGGCTATGAAACACTTGCTCAAAATGTGTGAAAACAGAGAACTGGTTTGTGAGGTGGACCTTGGAGAGATGTCTCCAGAAGGCAAGTTCACTGGCTTAGAGTCTGTATTCTGTGCTATAGATTATATGTACATGGGAAAAAACATTGGAAAAATTGTAGTTGAATTACCTCATTCTGTCAACAGTAAGCTGTAA